One Candidatus Anaeroferrophillus wilburensis genomic window carries:
- a CDS encoding PEP-CTERM sorting domain-containing protein, which yields MYNNAAKTGGLLVEMAFAGEDLGGTAYDLLHPDLLAALAYLDREWQGTPSGTWYGNFGHPYAMWSVYKGLETTIGLDDTTYITNYFYDPTTVTLDVGDTYTWWEDYCEWLVLNQGASGAWTGYSYWDGALSTAWNINILAATEIPNGNEPVPEPATMVLFGVGLLGLGMINRRRKKDQ from the coding sequence ATGTATAATAATGCAGCGAAAACTGGCGGCCTGCTGGTTGAGATGGCCTTTGCCGGCGAGGATCTTGGGGGGACGGCGTATGACCTGTTACATCCGGATCTCTTGGCAGCTTTAGCGTATCTTGATCGTGAGTGGCAGGGTACCCCATCTGGCACCTGGTATGGAAATTTTGGCCATCCCTATGCCATGTGGAGTGTCTACAAGGGTCTGGAAACGACTATTGGTCTTGATGATACCACCTATATCACCAACTATTTCTATGACCCGACTACTGTGACCCTTGATGTAGGGGATACCTACACTTGGTGGGAGGATTACTGTGAGTGGTTGGTTTTAAATCAAGGTGCTAGTGGTGCATGGACGGGCTACAGCTACTGGGATGGAGCGTTGTCCACCGCCTGGAACATCAATATCCTGGCGGCTACCGAGATCCCCAATGGTAATGAACCGGTTCCTGAGCCGGCAACCATGGTCCTGTTCGGTGTCGGGCTTCTGGGGCTGGGTATGATCAATCGGCGGCGGAAAAAAGATCAGTAA
- a CDS encoding tetratricopeptide repeat protein, whose product MNGFLSASPGRLMVRLPLVAVCAVALVFFFATPASTVVIDSSSEVLPENDFSVHQDLLSLLQTDPTEELLTLAEIQLARGAWQEAKEYLNAVLVRKEGHQQARGLLGVLAALGGSSDEAAKQLEMLGDHQAQEVNRQLIRAILAAQRQDFSRAQTSLDAVLQQQPENLIGLYYQGSLLLAQEKLPQAEVFLGRVRDAYPNFPPAAAGLAQVYRGQCNAAKAIDLLRQAVTLDPDNILYRRQLVELYRQAGNQEAANQETITMVYYAPGVKQATIEQGMKLLAVGAYDAAIERMAKALQVYGHIPEAHYITAAALINQGGSEKRALDHLDTFLAGRKGLPLSHHYAGIAYLSLQQLDQAEIQFKKAISLNPRLGRSFIPLVIIEQVKGNYDVALGGLALARRWGEPAPLVDYLTAHVLLARGDTEGFQVAIKGAAALLPKIQETAAFILPAKKDREAFCRARNLLALLFYNGWYGSAGEVASSLIHKNRDDRFAWYFTLLVSETTNQHARGMSAARELVRIDPLTPAWWQQLGLLARQEGNLQEAENAYKKVVELDPASEPARTELSKITLERQRKE is encoded by the coding sequence ATGAACGGTTTTTTATCTGCCAGCCCCGGCCGGTTGATGGTCCGCTTGCCACTGGTTGCGGTGTGTGCTGTTGCTCTGGTCTTTTTCTTTGCCACTCCGGCCAGTACCGTTGTCATTGATAGCAGCTCTGAGGTGCTGCCCGAGAATGACTTTTCCGTCCATCAGGACCTGCTTTCCCTGCTCCAGACCGATCCCACAGAGGAACTGCTGACCCTGGCCGAGATCCAGCTAGCTAGGGGTGCCTGGCAGGAAGCCAAAGAGTATCTCAACGCCGTGCTGGTACGCAAAGAGGGACATCAGCAGGCCCGGGGGTTATTGGGGGTGCTGGCGGCTCTCGGCGGCTCCAGTGATGAGGCGGCAAAGCAGCTTGAAATGCTGGGCGACCATCAAGCGCAGGAGGTCAACCGGCAGCTGATCAGGGCGATTCTGGCCGCCCAGCGGCAGGATTTTAGCCGGGCGCAAACATCTCTTGATGCGGTGCTGCAACAGCAGCCGGAAAACCTTATCGGTCTTTATTACCAGGGCAGTCTGCTGCTGGCCCAGGAAAAATTGCCCCAAGCCGAAGTGTTTTTAGGCCGGGTCCGGGACGCGTATCCCAACTTTCCGCCGGCTGCCGCCGGCCTGGCCCAGGTGTACCGGGGCCAGTGTAATGCTGCCAAAGCGATTGATTTACTCCGGCAGGCCGTTACGCTGGATCCGGATAATATTCTCTACCGCCGCCAGCTGGTGGAACTGTACCGTCAGGCCGGCAACCAGGAAGCGGCCAATCAGGAGACCATCACGATGGTCTATTACGCCCCCGGGGTGAAACAGGCAACCATCGAACAGGGGATGAAACTGCTGGCGGTGGGTGCCTATGACGCGGCCATCGAGCGGATGGCAAAAGCACTCCAGGTGTATGGCCATATTCCCGAGGCCCATTATATCACGGCGGCGGCCTTGATCAATCAGGGTGGCAGTGAGAAGCGGGCCCTCGATCACCTTGATACCTTCCTGGCGGGCCGCAAGGGGCTGCCCCTCAGTCATCACTATGCCGGCATTGCCTATCTGTCCCTGCAGCAATTGGATCAGGCGGAAATCCAGTTTAAGAAGGCTATCAGCCTGAATCCGCGCCTGGGCCGGAGTTTCATCCCGCTGGTGATCATTGAGCAGGTGAAGGGCAACTATGATGTTGCCTTGGGCGGCCTGGCCCTGGCGCGCAGATGGGGTGAACCGGCGCCGCTGGTGGATTATTTGACCGCCCATGTGCTGCTGGCCAGGGGTGATACTGAGGGTTTTCAGGTAGCAATAAAAGGGGCGGCAGCATTGCTGCCAAAGATCCAGGAAACGGCGGCTTTTATCCTGCCTGCCAAAAAGGATCGGGAAGCCTTCTGCCGGGCGCGCAATCTGCTGGCTCTCCTGTTTTACAACGGCTGGTATGGCAGCGCCGGAGAGGTTGCGTCCAGTCTTATACATAAAAATCGTGATGATCGGTTTGCCTGGTACTTCACCCTGCTTGTTTCCGAAACTACCAATCAGCATGCCCGCGGGATGAGCGCGGCGCGGGAACTGGTGCGGATAGATCCGTTGACACCGGCCTGGTGGCAGCAGCTGGGATTGCTTGCCCGGCAGGAGGGTAATCTTCAGGAGGCAGAAAATGCCTATAAAAAAGTGGTGGAACTCGATCCAGCTTCAGAGCCGGCACGGACCGAACTGAGTAAAATCACCCTTGAAAGACAGAGAAAGGAGTAG
- a CDS encoding DNA translocase FtsK 4TM domain-containing protein: protein MLKRLQLDRQEWKYEISGILVLGLAVFLLICLVSFSPQDPSWNTAAIPGREIHNFSGRLGAIIADLLVQAFGLAAVVIPLYLFGIFLTLLASKKPPPWSSYPGAVLLLLSTSIWTSLISPTFTYHQQALKSGGVFGYLMAALFLSYLNQVGTCLLMLVIFSLAIIVTTHISPLKLMAIVAEGFLNSSQMLSRACLAMLVSLRQMAARQQKKAKDRSAPAKPVIKIEKKPKAPAPEKEILQQEILPFFQESGKITLPRTSMLDDPPPKKKVSHNDKSLLMQSQILEKKLLDYGVEGQVTEVYPGPVVTMFEFRPAAGTKLNKIVSLADDLALALSAMSVRIVAPIPGKSVVGIEIPNLEREDVYFKELIVSDAFQTNRSLLPLALGKDIGGAPFVSDLTKMPHLLIAGSTGSGKSVAINTMICSILFKSTPEQVRFIMVDPKMLELSIYDNIPNLLLPVVTNPKRAAAALRWAVDEMERRYSLMSESGTRNILAYNKLVRKQAQQQNEDEQQHTEMLPYIVVVIDELADLMMVAAKDVEESITRLAQMARAAGIHLVLATQRPSVDVITGLIKANFPARISFRVSSRVDSRTILDAMGAEHLLGNGDMLFLQPGSGTSNFTRLHGSFLNDREIRRVTDFLKKQGKPQYDDDMLKKQEEELAKSRKERNKAALAVDGGESDEEGYDELYDQAVAFVAEVKTASASLIQRKFRIGYNRAARIIETMEAEGVIGPAEGSKPRKVLIDNI, encoded by the coding sequence ATGTTAAAACGACTGCAACTGGATCGTCAGGAATGGAAGTATGAGATAAGCGGCATTCTGGTGCTCGGCCTTGCCGTCTTTCTGCTCATCTGCCTGGTGTCCTTTTCGCCACAAGATCCCTCATGGAACACCGCCGCCATCCCCGGCCGGGAGATTCACAACTTCAGCGGCCGGCTGGGGGCGATCATTGCCGATCTGCTGGTGCAGGCTTTCGGCTTGGCGGCAGTAGTCATCCCTCTCTATCTGTTCGGCATATTCCTGACCCTCTTGGCCAGCAAAAAACCGCCCCCATGGAGCAGCTATCCGGGAGCCGTGCTGCTGCTGCTGAGTACCTCCATCTGGACATCACTGATCAGCCCGACCTTTACCTACCATCAGCAGGCGCTCAAATCAGGGGGGGTATTCGGCTACCTGATGGCCGCCCTTTTTCTCTCCTATCTCAACCAGGTGGGAACCTGCCTTTTGATGCTGGTCATTTTCTCCCTGGCCATTATCGTCACCACTCATATTTCGCCTTTGAAGTTGATGGCGATTGTCGCCGAGGGCTTTCTGAACTCCAGCCAGATGCTTTCCAGAGCCTGTCTAGCCATGCTGGTCTCTCTCCGGCAGATGGCAGCCAGGCAGCAGAAGAAAGCCAAAGACCGGTCAGCGCCAGCCAAACCGGTAATCAAAATTGAAAAAAAACCCAAAGCCCCCGCCCCGGAAAAGGAGATCCTTCAGCAGGAGATCCTGCCTTTTTTCCAGGAATCAGGCAAGATAACTCTGCCCCGGACCTCCATGCTTGATGATCCACCGCCTAAAAAGAAGGTCTCCCACAATGATAAAAGCCTGCTGATGCAGTCCCAGATTCTGGAGAAGAAGCTGCTGGATTACGGGGTTGAAGGCCAGGTTACCGAGGTTTACCCCGGCCCGGTGGTGACCATGTTTGAATTCAGGCCGGCAGCCGGCACCAAACTGAATAAAATTGTTTCCCTGGCAGATGACCTGGCCCTGGCCCTGAGTGCCATGTCAGTGAGGATTGTCGCCCCCATCCCGGGCAAATCGGTGGTCGGCATCGAGATTCCCAACCTTGAACGGGAGGATGTCTATTTCAAGGAGCTGATCGTCTCCGACGCCTTCCAGACCAACAGGTCTCTCCTGCCCCTGGCCCTGGGGAAAGACATCGGCGGCGCCCCGTTCGTCAGCGATCTGACCAAAATGCCCCACCTGCTGATTGCCGGCTCCACCGGGTCCGGCAAAAGCGTGGCCATCAATACGATGATCTGCAGTATTCTGTTCAAATCGACCCCCGAACAGGTTCGCTTTATCATGGTGGATCCCAAAATGCTGGAGCTGTCCATCTACGACAACATTCCCAACCTGCTGCTGCCGGTGGTCACCAACCCGAAACGGGCCGCGGCCGCCCTGCGCTGGGCCGTTGATGAGATGGAACGTCGCTACAGCCTGATGTCGGAAAGCGGCACCCGCAACATCCTGGCCTACAACAAACTGGTCCGCAAACAGGCCCAGCAGCAGAATGAGGACGAGCAGCAGCATACCGAAATGCTACCCTATATTGTCGTGGTCATCGATGAACTGGCCGACCTGATGATGGTTGCCGCCAAGGATGTGGAAGAATCCATCACTCGCCTGGCCCAGATGGCCAGGGCGGCCGGCATCCACCTGGTGCTGGCGACCCAGCGGCCGTCGGTTGATGTGATCACCGGCCTGATCAAGGCCAATTTTCCGGCCCGCATCTCCTTTCGGGTTTCATCCCGGGTGGACTCCCGCACCATCCTTGACGCCATGGGCGCCGAACACCTGCTGGGCAACGGCGACATGCTGTTTCTCCAGCCCGGCTCGGGAACCTCTAATTTCACCCGCCTCCATGGCTCCTTTCTTAACGACAGGGAGATCAGGAGGGTCACCGACTTCCTCAAAAAACAGGGCAAACCCCAGTATGATGACGACATGCTGAAAAAACAGGAGGAGGAGCTGGCCAAATCGCGCAAAGAACGCAATAAAGCCGCCCTTGCCGTTGACGGCGGGGAAAGTGACGAGGAGGGTTACGATGAATTGTATGACCAGGCGGTGGCCTTCGTCGCTGAAGTAAAAACCGCCTCCGCCTCGCTGATCCAGCGGAAATTCAGGATCGGCTACAACCGGGCCGCCAGAATCATTGAAACCATGGAAGCAGAAGGGGTCATCGGCCCGGCCGAAGGCAGCAAACCACGCAAGGTCCTGATCGACAACATCTGA
- a CDS encoding ribonuclease J, whose product MAQPSPEVRLIPLGGMGEIGMNMMAIECDDEILVIDCGLMFPEPYMLGVDLVIPDTTYLKENRQRIKGIIITHGHEDHIGALPFVLPDLQVPVYGTPFTLGLIKNKLKEFSLHESTRFVTVKPGESLVTNHFIVEFIRVIHSIPDGVALHITTEAGNIIHTGDFKIDSTPLGSDHTDLAEFARRGENGVKLLLSDSTNVEQEGFSAPERRVKEAMAALFPTCPGRIIISLFSSNLLRIHELINLAHRQQRKVALYGRSLLNNVMVARELGYLVIPDNTLIDIQETGAYNPEQLLLITTGSQGEPFSGLSLLAAGGNKWLQVIPGDTIIFSSRFIPGNEKAINNLINRLYRRGARVLYKPIAFTHTSGHAHRDELRLLLNLVKPENFIPIHGEYRHLVQHAQLAKEQGITADHIVIAGDGDIISLDQDGIRCTGTVETGKILIDGKGVGEVKDVILHDRKHLSRDGVALVVIAINESTGDVVYGPDITTKGLIFEDEKEEILAQALAVVTETLANIPAAERTDWIELKTTVRTSLKRFFKRNLQRSPIILPVIIEL is encoded by the coding sequence ATGGCACAACCCTCACCTGAAGTCCGGTTGATTCCCCTTGGCGGGATGGGGGAGATCGGCATGAATATGATGGCCATTGAGTGCGATGATGAAATTCTGGTCATCGACTGCGGCCTGATGTTCCCTGAACCCTACATGCTGGGGGTAGATCTGGTTATCCCCGACACCACCTACCTGAAGGAAAACCGGCAGCGGATCAAGGGAATCATTATCACCCATGGGCACGAAGACCACATCGGTGCCCTGCCCTTCGTACTGCCTGACCTGCAGGTTCCCGTCTACGGTACCCCGTTCACCCTCGGGTTGATCAAAAATAAGCTTAAGGAGTTTTCCCTCCATGAAAGCACCCGGTTTGTGACGGTCAAACCGGGGGAAAGCCTGGTCACCAACCATTTCATTGTTGAATTTATCCGGGTGATTCACTCAATTCCCGATGGCGTTGCCCTGCACATCACCACCGAAGCCGGCAACATCATCCATACCGGGGATTTCAAGATCGACTCCACTCCTTTGGGAAGCGATCATACCGACCTGGCTGAATTTGCCCGGCGCGGCGAAAACGGAGTCAAGCTGCTGCTCTCGGACAGCACCAACGTTGAGCAGGAAGGCTTTTCCGCCCCTGAGCGGCGGGTAAAAGAGGCCATGGCAGCACTTTTCCCCACCTGTCCCGGGAGAATCATCATTTCATTGTTCTCTTCCAATCTGCTGCGCATTCATGAACTTATCAACCTGGCTCACCGGCAGCAGCGCAAGGTAGCACTGTACGGCCGCAGCCTGCTGAACAACGTCATGGTGGCCCGGGAACTGGGATATCTTGTCATTCCCGACAACACCCTGATCGACATCCAGGAAACCGGTGCCTACAATCCTGAGCAGCTGCTGCTGATCACCACCGGCAGCCAGGGGGAACCGTTCTCCGGCCTCTCGCTCCTGGCCGCCGGGGGCAATAAATGGCTGCAGGTCATTCCCGGAGATACGATCATCTTTTCCTCACGGTTCATTCCCGGCAATGAAAAAGCAATCAACAACCTGATCAACCGCCTCTACCGTCGCGGCGCCAGGGTACTCTACAAACCGATCGCATTTACCCATACCTCCGGCCATGCTCACCGTGATGAGCTGCGTCTGCTGCTCAACCTGGTGAAACCGGAGAATTTCATTCCCATCCACGGTGAATATCGCCACCTGGTTCAGCATGCCCAGTTGGCCAAGGAACAGGGGATTACTGCCGACCACATCGTCATTGCCGGCGACGGTGATATTATCTCCCTGGACCAAGACGGCATCCGTTGCACCGGCACTGTTGAAACCGGTAAAATCCTCATTGACGGCAAAGGGGTAGGCGAAGTAAAGGATGTCATCCTCCATGACCGTAAACACCTATCCCGAGATGGGGTCGCACTGGTGGTTATTGCCATTAATGAGTCAACCGGGGACGTGGTCTACGGGCCTGATATCACTACTAAAGGTCTGATTTTTGAGGATGAGAAGGAAGAGATTCTCGCCCAAGCGCTGGCGGTTGTCACCGAAACGCTGGCAAACATTCCGGCCGCTGAGCGAACCGACTGGATCGAGCTGAAAACAACAGTCCGCACCAGTCTAAAAAGGTTTTTCAAGCGCAATTTACAGCGTAGTCCAATTATTCTGCCGGTCATCATTGAACTATAG
- the prfB gene encoding peptide chain release factor 2, producing the protein MNTGGIFDVASLEKRLGEIERISAREDFWQDQQQATEILKERTALTQEKERWQQVEHELEEITLLAELLKEEEDAEGAAELKQRLSSLEKSFSLIELEKMMAAEHDRRNAIVSINAGAGGTEAQDWAEMLLRMYLRWAEKRSWKTEIVDILAMDEGGIKSATFTVSGDYVYGNFRSEIGIHRLVRISPFDAGSRRHTSFASVFVFPEIDDDVQIEINDKDLRIDTYRASGAGGQHVNKTDSAVRITHLPSGIVVQCQNERSQHKNKAMAMKILKARLYEAEMAQRQEEIDKVEGTKKEIAWGSQIRSYILHPYQMVKDHRTDHETGNVTQVLDGNLDSFVEAYLLNQMNLQPENRDS; encoded by the coding sequence ATAAATACCGGGGGTATCTTTGATGTAGCCAGCCTGGAAAAACGACTGGGAGAGATTGAGCGGATCAGTGCCAGGGAAGATTTCTGGCAGGATCAGCAGCAGGCGACTGAAATCCTCAAGGAGCGCACCGCCCTGACCCAGGAAAAAGAACGTTGGCAACAGGTGGAGCATGAACTGGAAGAGATAACCCTGTTGGCCGAATTGCTCAAAGAAGAGGAGGATGCGGAAGGTGCTGCCGAGCTGAAGCAGCGTCTCAGCTCTCTGGAAAAAAGCTTTTCCCTTATTGAACTGGAAAAGATGATGGCCGCCGAACATGACCGGCGAAACGCCATCGTCAGCATCAACGCCGGCGCCGGCGGAACCGAGGCTCAGGATTGGGCCGAGATGCTTTTGCGCATGTATCTGCGCTGGGCCGAGAAAAGAAGCTGGAAAACCGAGATCGTTGATATTCTGGCAATGGACGAAGGGGGCATCAAGAGTGCCACCTTTACGGTCAGCGGCGATTATGTCTACGGCAATTTCCGTTCCGAAATCGGCATCCACCGTCTGGTGAGGATATCCCCCTTTGATGCCGGCAGCCGCCGCCATACGTCGTTTGCTTCGGTTTTTGTCTTTCCCGAGATTGATGACGATGTGCAGATTGAAATCAACGACAAGGATCTGCGCATCGACACCTACCGGGCCAGCGGCGCCGGCGGTCAGCATGTCAACAAGACCGATTCTGCTGTCCGCATCACCCATCTGCCTTCCGGCATTGTTGTCCAGTGCCAGAATGAACGGTCGCAGCACAAAAACAAGGCCATGGCCATGAAAATCCTCAAGGCCAGGCTCTATGAAGCGGAAATGGCCCAGCGCCAGGAAGAGATTGACAAAGTGGAAGGCACCAAAAAGGAGATTGCCTGGGGAAGCCAGATCCGTTCCTACATTCTCCACCCCTACCAAATGGTCAAAGATCACCGCACCGACCATGAAACCGGCAATGTCACCCAGGTTCTCGACGGCAATCTCGATTCATTTGTCGAAGCCTATCTGCTGAACCAGATGAACCTGCAGCCTGAAAACCGAGACTCATGA
- the lptG gene encoding LPS export ABC transporter permease LptG, with product MRLYQRYLTKEFLQIFTLSLLALLSIYLLLEFFGSLDDFIENHVGPFIIIVYLFNQLPFYASQFIPLSLLLATMLTLGSMGQNNELVAFRACGFTLRQLSLPLIIVGICAALLTFAMTEYLVPATFARAKHIKTVIIKQKKEKKLFNLQNVWYTGQDYIYHFKELIPEEDTIRGATIYQLDEQSCLIRRVDAEKIVYQHGIWTGFAVNSRTFSYHEGRSDLQEFNRQQQVSLAISEQPKDFLIPQKAVEEMNFRELQHYIDKVKNIGIDVTEYEVQRYHKLFFPLACPIMVLLGIPFSLGGRRSGGTARGIGLSLVIGFSFWFILSFSLALGKGGVMSPAPAALLPHLLYGVAGLGLIQRKK from the coding sequence ATGCGGCTTTATCAACGTTATCTCACCAAAGAATTCCTGCAGATTTTCACCCTGAGTCTGTTGGCCCTCCTTTCGATCTATCTCCTGCTCGAGTTTTTCGGCAGCCTTGATGATTTCATTGAAAATCATGTGGGACCATTTATTATCATCGTCTACCTGTTCAACCAGCTGCCATTCTATGCCTCACAGTTTATTCCCCTGTCGCTTCTGCTGGCTACCATGCTCACTTTAGGCAGCATGGGACAAAACAACGAACTGGTCGCTTTCCGGGCCTGCGGCTTCACCCTGCGCCAGCTGAGCCTGCCGCTGATTATCGTCGGCATCTGCGCAGCCCTGCTCACCTTTGCCATGACCGAATACCTGGTACCCGCAACCTTCGCCCGGGCCAAGCATATCAAGACCGTGATCATCAAGCAGAAAAAGGAAAAGAAACTTTTCAATCTGCAGAACGTATGGTATACGGGGCAGGATTATATCTATCATTTCAAAGAGTTGATCCCGGAAGAAGACACCATTCGCGGGGCAACCATCTATCAGCTGGATGAGCAGTCCTGCCTTATACGTCGGGTTGATGCGGAAAAAATCGTCTATCAGCATGGCATATGGACCGGTTTTGCGGTAAACAGCCGCACCTTTTCCTACCATGAAGGACGTTCAGATCTGCAGGAATTTAACCGACAGCAACAGGTTTCTCTGGCAATCAGTGAACAGCCGAAAGATTTTCTCATTCCCCAGAAAGCGGTTGAGGAGATGAATTTCCGGGAACTACAGCATTATATTGACAAAGTAAAAAACATTGGCATTGATGTAACAGAATATGAGGTTCAACGGTACCACAAGCTCTTTTTTCCCCTTGCCTGCCCGATTATGGTGCTGCTCGGCATCCCTTTTTCCCTTGGCGGCCGGCGCAGCGGCGGCACAGCCAGAGGGATCGGCTTAAGCCTGGTGATTGGCTTTTCTTTCTGGTTTATTCTCTCCTTTTCACTGGCATTGGGCAAAGGCGGCGTTATGTCGCCGGCACCGGCCGCCTTGCTGCCCCACCTGCTCTACGGGGTTGCCGGGTTGGGACTGATCCAGAGAAAAAAATAA
- a CDS encoding DUF3047 domain-containing protein — protein MLTLTLLLCLCAASLAHAEKVTVGHFSASQLDGWQTKVFSGTTSYRLCPIDEVTALKAESLASASGLFKKVRIDLEQTPYLSWQWRIENRLPPLNEQSKAGNDYAARVYVVVDGGLLFWKTLAINYVWAASSPKDHFWPNAFAGPNAMMLALRSTEDKAATWYGEKRNLKDDFKKLFAKDIRYIDAIALMTDTDNSKGKATSYYGNIYFSDH, from the coding sequence ATCCTTACCCTGACACTGCTCTTATGCCTCTGCGCCGCCAGCCTGGCCCATGCGGAAAAAGTCACCGTCGGCCATTTTTCCGCCAGCCAGCTGGACGGCTGGCAGACCAAGGTATTTTCCGGCACCACCAGCTACCGGCTGTGCCCCATTGACGAAGTCACCGCCCTCAAAGCCGAGAGCCTGGCCAGTGCTTCGGGACTGTTTAAAAAGGTCAGGATTGATCTGGAGCAAACCCCCTACCTCAGCTGGCAGTGGCGCATCGAAAACCGCCTCCCGCCGCTCAATGAACAAAGCAAGGCCGGCAACGATTATGCCGCCAGGGTCTATGTGGTTGTCGACGGCGGCCTGCTCTTCTGGAAAACTCTGGCAATCAACTATGTCTGGGCCGCCAGCTCCCCCAAAGATCATTTCTGGCCCAACGCTTTTGCTGGCCCAAATGCCATGATGCTGGCCCTGCGGTCGACAGAAGACAAAGCTGCAACCTGGTATGGTGAAAAACGCAACCTGAAGGATGATTTCAAAAAGTTGTTCGCCAAGGATATTCGCTACATCGACGCCATTGCTTTGATGACCGACACCGACAACAGCAAGGGAAAGGCAACTTCCTACTACGGGAACATCTATTTTTCGGATCACTGA
- a CDS encoding ArsA family ATPase, which produces MASQHTKIIMFTGKGGVGKTTMSVATALHYAQTCKTVIVSTDPAGSLKEIFHRDFAHGITSVADNLDVVELTRDVVLKLWREKFADEIYTVISSFLPVGRDIIDYIEGAPGIDEEFMLDYVLTLCKSGSHDMIIWDTAPTTTTLNLLFVQQLFYTHLTQAQKLYLKVKGVLNQVNPLELIQNWRLLTEEVMTMLRTDATAWVVTNPERLPVEQSLFIGRSLQEFGISLNGYIMNKMLPAAVCQDNAFLEAKRDNQLRWQKSLADRTAETIKVIPELVGDVSDQEKLLQIAGMLGY; this is translated from the coding sequence ATGGCTAGCCAGCACACTAAAATTATCATGTTTACCGGCAAGGGCGGCGTTGGTAAAACCACCATGTCGGTGGCCACCGCCCTCCATTATGCCCAGACCTGCAAGACCGTCATCGTTTCCACCGATCCGGCGGGCTCCCTGAAGGAAATTTTTCACCGGGATTTCGCCCACGGCATCACCTCGGTTGCCGATAATCTCGACGTGGTGGAACTGACCCGCGATGTTGTCCTGAAGCTCTGGCGGGAAAAGTTTGCTGATGAGATCTATACGGTCATCTCCTCCTTTCTGCCGGTGGGCAGGGATATCATCGACTATATCGAGGGGGCGCCGGGAATCGACGAAGAGTTTATGCTTGATTATGTGTTGACGCTCTGCAAATCGGGAAGCCATGACATGATCATCTGGGATACCGCCCCCACTACCACCACCCTCAATCTCCTCTTTGTCCAGCAGCTCTTCTACACCCATCTGACCCAGGCGCAGAAACTCTACCTGAAGGTCAAAGGGGTTCTCAACCAGGTCAACCCTCTGGAGCTGATTCAAAACTGGCGGCTGTTGACGGAAGAAGTCATGACCATGCTGCGCACAGATGCCACCGCCTGGGTAGTCACCAATCCCGAACGGCTGCCGGTTGAGCAGTCATTGTTCATCGGCAGGTCGCTGCAGGAATTCGGCATCTCCCTGAACGGCTACATCATGAACAAAATGCTGCCGGCGGCAGTCTGCCAGGACAATGCTTTTCTCGAAGCCAAGCGGGACAACCAGCTGCGCTGGCAGAAAAGCCTGGCCGACCGGACAGCTGAAACGATCAAGGTCATTCCGGAACTGGTTGGCGACGTCTCCGACCAGGAAAAGCTGCTGCAGATCGCCGGCATGCTGGGCTACTGA
- a CDS encoding rubrerythrin family protein, protein MSSLKGTQTEKNLLTAFAGESQARNRYTYYASKAKKEGYVQISAIFEETANQEKEHAKRLFKLLEGGDVEVTAAFPAGVVGSTIDNLKDAAAGENHEHLVMYPEFAVIAREEGFPAIADIFTAIAVAEKQHEKRYLDLMNNIDAGRVFKRDQAVVWRCRNCGYLHEGSGAPEECPACAHPQAHFELLGENY, encoded by the coding sequence ATGAGCAGTCTGAAAGGAACCCAAACCGAAAAAAATCTTCTCACCGCCTTTGCCGGCGAAAGCCAGGCCCGCAACCGCTATACTTACTACGCCAGCAAAGCGAAAAAAGAAGGCTATGTTCAGATTTCCGCCATTTTTGAGGAAACCGCCAACCAGGAGAAAGAGCACGCCAAACGGCTCTTCAAGCTCCTTGAAGGCGGCGACGTTGAAGTGACCGCCGCGTTTCCCGCCGGCGTTGTCGGCTCCACCATCGACAATCTCAAGGATGCCGCCGCCGGTGAAAACCATGAACATCTGGTGATGTATCCTGAGTTTGCGGTCATCGCCCGGGAAGAGGGGTTCCCGGCAATCGCCGATATTTTTACCGCCATTGCCGTGGCCGAAAAACAGCATGAGAAACGCTACCTTGATCTGATGAATAATATCGACGCCGGCCGGGTTTTCAAACGGGATCAGGCGGTTGTCTGGCGATGCCGGAACTGCGGCTACCTCCACGAAGGCAGTGGCGCTCCGGAAGAATGTCCCGCCTGTGCCCATCCCCAGGCCCATTTTGAACTGCTGGGAGAGAACTACTAA